From a region of the Pan paniscus chromosome 19, NHGRI_mPanPan1-v2.0_pri, whole genome shotgun sequence genome:
- the ANKRD13B gene encoding ankyrin repeat domain-containing protein 13B isoform X4 translates to MKWEFTSWVPLVSKICPSDTYKVWKSGQNLRVDTTLLGFDHMTWQRGNRSFVFRGQDTSAVVMEIDHDRRVVYTETLALAGQDRELLLAAAQPTEEQVLSRLTAPVVTTQLDTKNISFERNKTGILGWRSEKTEMVNGYEAKVYGASNVELITRTRTEHLSEQHKGKVKGCKTPLQSFLGIAEQHGGPQNGTLITQTLSQANPTAITAEEYFNPNFELGNRDMGRPMELTTKTQKFKAKLWLCEEHPLSLCEQVAPIIDLMAVSNALFAKLRDFITLRLPPGFPVKIEIPIFHILNARITFGNLNGCDEPVPSVRGSPSSETPSPGSDSSSVSSSSSTTSCRGCEISPALFEAPRGYSVMGGQREAATRDDDDDLLQFAIQQSLLEAGSEYDQVTIWEALTNSKPGTHPMSYEGRRQDRSAPPTPQRQPAPPASVPSPRPSSGPGSGGHVFRSYDEQLRLAMELSAQEQEERRRRARQEEEELERILRLSLTEQ, encoded by the exons ATGAAATGGGAGTTCACTAGCTGGG TGCCCCTGGTGTCCAAGATCTGCCCTAGTGACACCTACAAAGTGTGGAAGAGCGGCCAGAACCTGAGGGTAGACACCACACTCCTGGGCTTTGACCACATGACCTGGCAGCGAGGGAACCGCAGCTTTGTCTTCAGGGGCCAAG ACACAAGCGCCGTGGTCATGGAGATTGACCACGACCGCCGGGTGGTGTACACAGAGACTCTGGCACTGGCTGGGCAGGACCGGGAGCTGCTGCTGGCTGCTGCTCAGCCCACTGAGGAACAGGTGCTGAGCCGGCTTACCGCGCCCGTCGTCACCACTCAGCTTGACACCAAGAATATCTCCTTTGAGAG GAACAAGACTGGCATCCTGGGCTGGCGCAGTGAAAAGACGGAGATGGTGAATGGGTATGAAGCTAAG GTGTATGGGGCATCTAACGTGGAGCTCATCACCCGCACACGGACAGAACATCTTTCAGAACAGCACAAGGGCAAGGTCAAAG GCTGTAAGACACCTTTGCAGTCCTTCCTGGGAATCGCTGAGCAGCACGGGGGCCCCCAAAATGGG ACCCTGATCACTCAGACTCTGAGCCAAGCCAACCCCACTGCCATCACTGCAGAAGAATACTTCAACCCCAACTTTGAGCTGGGCAACCGTGATATGGGCCGCCCCATGGAACTGACCACCAAGACACAGAA GTTCAAGGCCAAGCTGTGGCTGTGTGAGGAGCATCCCCTGTCCCTGTGTGAGCAGGTGGCCCCTATCATTGACCTCATGGCCGTCAGCAATGCGCTTTTTGCCAAGCTCCGGGACTTCATCACCCTGCGtctgcctcctggcttcccaGTTAAGATTG AAATCCCGATCTTCCACATCCTCAACGCCCGCATCACCTTCGGGAACCTCAACGGCTGCGACGAACCGGTGCCATCGGTGCGAGGCAGCCCCAGCAGCGAGACGCCTTCCCCAGGCAGCGACTCCTCCAGCGTCAGCAGCTCCAGCTCCACGA CCTCCTGCCGCGGCTGCGAGATCTCCCCGGCGTTGTTCGAGGCCCCGCGCGGCTACAGCGTGATGGGCGGCCAGCGGGAGGCGGCGACCCGGGACGACGACGACGACCTGCTGCAATTCGCCATCCAGCAGAGCCTGCTTGAGGCGGGCAGTGAGTATGACCAG GTCACCATCTGGGAGGCGCTAACCAACAGCAAGCCAGGCACCCACCCCATGTCCTACGAGGGTCGCCGACAGGACAG gagCGCCCCGCCCACGCCGCAGCGCCAGCCTGCGCCCCCGGCGTCAGTGCCCAGCCCTCGGCCCAGCTCAGGGCCAGGTTCCGGCGGCCACGTGTTCCGGAGCTACGACGAGCAGCTGCGGCTGGCGATGGAACTGTCGGcgcaggagcaggaggagaggcGGCGGCGCGCgcgccaggaggaggaggagctggagcGCATCCTGAGGCTCTCACTGACCGAGCAGTAG
- the ANKRD13B gene encoding ankyrin repeat domain-containing protein 13B isoform X3 yields MIPANASARKGPEGKYPLHYLVWHNRHRELEKEVRAGQVDIEQLDPRGRTPLHLATTLGHLECARVLLAHGADVGRENRSGWTVLQEAVSTRDLELVQLVLRYRDYQRVVKRLAGIPVLLEKLRKAQDFYVEMKWEFTSWDTSAVVMEIDHDRRVVYTETLALAGQDRELLLAAAQPTEEQVLSRLTAPVVTTQLDTKNISFERNKTGILGWRSEKTEMVNGYEAKVRLQLPAASPAALLPTASCTGDSDLPSPALEVYGASNVELITRTRTEHLSEQHKGKVKGCKTPLQSFLGIAEQHGGPQNGTLITQTLSQANPTAITAEEYFNPNFELGNRDMGRPMELTTKTQNVPYPLGSGGGRFKAKLWLCEEHPLSLCEQVAPIIDLMAVSNALFAKLRDFITLRLPPGFPVKIEIPIFHILNARITFGNLNGCDEPVPSVRGSPSSETPSPGSDSSSVSSSSSTTSCRGCEISPALFEAPRGYSVMGGQREAATRDDDDDLLQFAIQQSLLEAGSEYDQVTIWEALTNSKPGTHPMSYEGRRQDRSAPPTPQRQPAPPASVPSPRPSSGPGSGGHVFRSYDEQLRLAMELSAQEQEERRRRARQEEEELERILRLSLTEQ; encoded by the exons gtggACATTGAGCAGCTGGATCCCCGCGGCCGGACtcccctgcacctggccaccaCGCTGGGGCACCTTGAGTGTGCCCGTGTGCTCCTGGCGCACGGCGCAGACGTGGGCAGGGAGAATCGCAGCGGCTGGACAG tgcTCCAGGAGGCTGTGAGTACCCGGGACCTGGAGCTGGTGCAGCTGGTGCTTCGGTACCGGGACTACCAGCGGGTGGTGAAGCGGCTGGCGGGCATCCCCGTGCTCCTGGAGAAGCTGCGCAAG GCCCAGGACTTCTACGTGGAGATGAAATGGGAGTTCACTAGCTGGG ACACAAGCGCCGTGGTCATGGAGATTGACCACGACCGCCGGGTGGTGTACACAGAGACTCTGGCACTGGCTGGGCAGGACCGGGAGCTGCTGCTGGCTGCTGCTCAGCCCACTGAGGAACAGGTGCTGAGCCGGCTTACCGCGCCCGTCGTCACCACTCAGCTTGACACCAAGAATATCTCCTTTGAGAG GAACAAGACTGGCATCCTGGGCTGGCGCAGTGAAAAGACGGAGATGGTGAATGGGTATGAAGCTAAGGTGAGGCTGCAGCTCCCAGCTGCCAGCCCAGCTGCACTCTTGCCTACAGCAAGCTGTACAGGGGATTCTgacctcccttccccagccctggag GTGTATGGGGCATCTAACGTGGAGCTCATCACCCGCACACGGACAGAACATCTTTCAGAACAGCACAAGGGCAAGGTCAAAG GCTGTAAGACACCTTTGCAGTCCTTCCTGGGAATCGCTGAGCAGCACGGGGGCCCCCAAAATGGG ACCCTGATCACTCAGACTCTGAGCCAAGCCAACCCCACTGCCATCACTGCAGAAGAATACTTCAACCCCAACTTTGAGCTGGGCAACCGTGATATGGGCCGCCCCATGGAACTGACCACCAAGACACAGAA TGTCCCTTACCCCTTGGGATCTGGTGGGGGCAGGTTCAAGGCCAAGCTGTGGCTGTGTGAGGAGCATCCCCTGTCCCTGTGTGAGCAGGTGGCCCCTATCATTGACCTCATGGCCGTCAGCAATGCGCTTTTTGCCAAGCTCCGGGACTTCATCACCCTGCGtctgcctcctggcttcccaGTTAAGATTG AAATCCCGATCTTCCACATCCTCAACGCCCGCATCACCTTCGGGAACCTCAACGGCTGCGACGAACCGGTGCCATCGGTGCGAGGCAGCCCCAGCAGCGAGACGCCTTCCCCAGGCAGCGACTCCTCCAGCGTCAGCAGCTCCAGCTCCACGA CCTCCTGCCGCGGCTGCGAGATCTCCCCGGCGTTGTTCGAGGCCCCGCGCGGCTACAGCGTGATGGGCGGCCAGCGGGAGGCGGCGACCCGGGACGACGACGACGACCTGCTGCAATTCGCCATCCAGCAGAGCCTGCTTGAGGCGGGCAGTGAGTATGACCAG GTCACCATCTGGGAGGCGCTAACCAACAGCAAGCCAGGCACCCACCCCATGTCCTACGAGGGTCGCCGACAGGACAG gagCGCCCCGCCCACGCCGCAGCGCCAGCCTGCGCCCCCGGCGTCAGTGCCCAGCCCTCGGCCCAGCTCAGGGCCAGGTTCCGGCGGCCACGTGTTCCGGAGCTACGACGAGCAGCTGCGGCTGGCGATGGAACTGTCGGcgcaggagcaggaggagaggcGGCGGCGCGCgcgccaggaggaggaggagctggagcGCATCCTGAGGCTCTCACTGACCGAGCAGTAG
- the ANKRD13B gene encoding ankyrin repeat domain-containing protein 13B isoform X2 gives MIPANASARKGPEGKYPLHYLVWHNRHRELEKEVRAGQVDIEQLDPRGRTPLHLATTLGHLECARVLLAHGADVGRENRSGWTVLQEAVSTRDLELVQLVLRYRDYQRVVKRLAGIPVLLEKLRKAQDFYVEMKWEFTSWVPLVSKICPSDTYKVWKSGQNLRVDTTLLGFDHMTWQRGNRSFVFRGQDTSAVVMEIDHDRRVVYTETLALAGQDRELLLAAAQPTEEQVLSRLTAPVVTTQLDTKNISFERNKTGILGWRSEKTEMVNGYEAKVRLQLPAASPAALLPTASCTGDSDLPSPALEVYGASNVELITRTRTEHLSEQHKGKVKGCKTPLQSFLGIAEQHGGPQNGTLITQTLSQANPTAITAEEYFNPNFELGNRDMGRPMELTTKTQNVPYPLGSGGGRFKAKLWLCEEHPLSLCEQVAPIIDLMAVSNALFAKLRDFITLRLPPGFPVKIEIPIFHILNARITFGNLNGCDEPVPSVRGSPSSETPSPGSDSSSVSSSSSTTSCRGCEISPALFEAPRGYSVMGGQREAATRDDDDDLLQFAIQQSLLEAGSEYDQVTIWEALTNSKPGTHPMSYEGRRQDRSAPPTPQRQPAPPASVPSPRPSSGPGSGGHVFRSYDEQLRLAMELSAQEQEERRRRARQEEEELERILRLSLTEQ, from the exons gtggACATTGAGCAGCTGGATCCCCGCGGCCGGACtcccctgcacctggccaccaCGCTGGGGCACCTTGAGTGTGCCCGTGTGCTCCTGGCGCACGGCGCAGACGTGGGCAGGGAGAATCGCAGCGGCTGGACAG tgcTCCAGGAGGCTGTGAGTACCCGGGACCTGGAGCTGGTGCAGCTGGTGCTTCGGTACCGGGACTACCAGCGGGTGGTGAAGCGGCTGGCGGGCATCCCCGTGCTCCTGGAGAAGCTGCGCAAG GCCCAGGACTTCTACGTGGAGATGAAATGGGAGTTCACTAGCTGGG TGCCCCTGGTGTCCAAGATCTGCCCTAGTGACACCTACAAAGTGTGGAAGAGCGGCCAGAACCTGAGGGTAGACACCACACTCCTGGGCTTTGACCACATGACCTGGCAGCGAGGGAACCGCAGCTTTGTCTTCAGGGGCCAAG ACACAAGCGCCGTGGTCATGGAGATTGACCACGACCGCCGGGTGGTGTACACAGAGACTCTGGCACTGGCTGGGCAGGACCGGGAGCTGCTGCTGGCTGCTGCTCAGCCCACTGAGGAACAGGTGCTGAGCCGGCTTACCGCGCCCGTCGTCACCACTCAGCTTGACACCAAGAATATCTCCTTTGAGAG GAACAAGACTGGCATCCTGGGCTGGCGCAGTGAAAAGACGGAGATGGTGAATGGGTATGAAGCTAAGGTGAGGCTGCAGCTCCCAGCTGCCAGCCCAGCTGCACTCTTGCCTACAGCAAGCTGTACAGGGGATTCTgacctcccttccccagccctggag GTGTATGGGGCATCTAACGTGGAGCTCATCACCCGCACACGGACAGAACATCTTTCAGAACAGCACAAGGGCAAGGTCAAAG GCTGTAAGACACCTTTGCAGTCCTTCCTGGGAATCGCTGAGCAGCACGGGGGCCCCCAAAATGGG ACCCTGATCACTCAGACTCTGAGCCAAGCCAACCCCACTGCCATCACTGCAGAAGAATACTTCAACCCCAACTTTGAGCTGGGCAACCGTGATATGGGCCGCCCCATGGAACTGACCACCAAGACACAGAA TGTCCCTTACCCCTTGGGATCTGGTGGGGGCAGGTTCAAGGCCAAGCTGTGGCTGTGTGAGGAGCATCCCCTGTCCCTGTGTGAGCAGGTGGCCCCTATCATTGACCTCATGGCCGTCAGCAATGCGCTTTTTGCCAAGCTCCGGGACTTCATCACCCTGCGtctgcctcctggcttcccaGTTAAGATTG AAATCCCGATCTTCCACATCCTCAACGCCCGCATCACCTTCGGGAACCTCAACGGCTGCGACGAACCGGTGCCATCGGTGCGAGGCAGCCCCAGCAGCGAGACGCCTTCCCCAGGCAGCGACTCCTCCAGCGTCAGCAGCTCCAGCTCCACGA CCTCCTGCCGCGGCTGCGAGATCTCCCCGGCGTTGTTCGAGGCCCCGCGCGGCTACAGCGTGATGGGCGGCCAGCGGGAGGCGGCGACCCGGGACGACGACGACGACCTGCTGCAATTCGCCATCCAGCAGAGCCTGCTTGAGGCGGGCAGTGAGTATGACCAG GTCACCATCTGGGAGGCGCTAACCAACAGCAAGCCAGGCACCCACCCCATGTCCTACGAGGGTCGCCGACAGGACAG gagCGCCCCGCCCACGCCGCAGCGCCAGCCTGCGCCCCCGGCGTCAGTGCCCAGCCCTCGGCCCAGCTCAGGGCCAGGTTCCGGCGGCCACGTGTTCCGGAGCTACGACGAGCAGCTGCGGCTGGCGATGGAACTGTCGGcgcaggagcaggaggagaggcGGCGGCGCGCgcgccaggaggaggaggagctggagcGCATCCTGAGGCTCTCACTGACCGAGCAGTAG